The following are encoded in a window of Solidesulfovibrio magneticus RS-1 genomic DNA:
- a CDS encoding LysM peptidoglycan-binding domain-containing protein, with the protein MGRYLLLFVLLPAFLLSAGCADKQYDKSNADMKANLEPELWDTSQILKNLQRGRPLTEQEKKALASRGAIQFDLDVKENEEVQVFLQYFSIDKRGSMDTWLRRAEPHLPYVRAVLASYNLPPDLIALPFIESGYNTMAYSPVGAGGMWQFMPYTGRRFGLTVDWWVDERRDPYKSTVAAAKYLTKLYQMFGDWNLALAAYNAGEGKISRVMAASGQCDFFDIAKDPKLLKEETRHYVPKFLAVLKIFQNLETLGFKKVNWQAGPNLKEVPAPGGTDLAALAQACNMPWEQFREYNPGFRRQISPPDMTVNVYVPVAKEQVALAFLQNPGNYPSSGAQTLTAQAGDTWWAIARRTGMPVAELRQLNASLPETLPPGQTVRVALSASGADNSALAEGPDACAPKPVVASSKPIKHRVSKGDSVDSVARKYGVSTKDLLAANKMKHAGRLTLGSWIVVPGAPVPAAPAAKPAPALAEAAPSATHTVAKGETFGSIAAKYGVSPQELMAANNMRSAKDLLVGKRLTVPGKAAKAAPAAPQLAAALPQPAPAPASASYTVKAGDTLHAIARANGLDPKQVVAANGGKDKLRPGDKLALPGKTAAPAQIAAAPQTPTAKGAPQPVAAKTFGQPAPAPAASKAFAQAAPQPTAAAPTAKQQATEKQTKPAGKSVNYKVGPGDTLWGIAKKFNVDPSSLMAWNNIKSGGALQAGSQLTIHSQ; encoded by the coding sequence ATGGGCCGATACCTCCTGCTTTTCGTCCTCCTGCCTGCCTTTTTGCTGTCAGCCGGCTGCGCCGACAAGCAATACGACAAATCCAACGCCGACATGAAAGCCAACCTGGAGCCCGAGCTCTGGGACACCTCGCAGATTCTGAAAAATCTCCAGCGCGGCCGGCCGCTGACCGAACAGGAGAAAAAAGCCCTGGCCTCCCGCGGGGCCATTCAGTTCGACCTCGACGTCAAGGAAAACGAGGAAGTGCAGGTCTTCCTCCAGTACTTCTCCATCGACAAACGCGGCTCCATGGACACCTGGCTGCGCCGGGCCGAACCGCACCTGCCCTACGTGCGCGCCGTGCTGGCCAGCTACAACCTGCCGCCCGACCTCATTGCCCTGCCGTTCATCGAATCCGGCTACAACACCATGGCCTACTCCCCGGTCGGAGCCGGCGGCATGTGGCAGTTCATGCCCTACACCGGCCGCCGTTTTGGCCTCACCGTGGACTGGTGGGTGGACGAACGTCGCGACCCCTACAAATCCACCGTGGCCGCCGCCAAATACCTGACCAAGCTCTATCAGATGTTCGGCGATTGGAATCTGGCCCTGGCCGCCTACAACGCCGGAGAAGGCAAGATCTCCCGAGTCATGGCCGCCAGCGGCCAGTGCGACTTCTTCGACATCGCCAAGGACCCCAAGCTGCTCAAGGAAGAAACCCGGCACTACGTGCCCAAGTTCTTGGCCGTGCTCAAAATCTTCCAGAACCTGGAGACCCTGGGCTTTAAAAAGGTCAACTGGCAGGCCGGCCCCAACCTCAAGGAAGTGCCGGCCCCGGGGGGCACCGACCTGGCCGCCCTGGCCCAGGCCTGCAACATGCCCTGGGAACAGTTCCGCGAATACAACCCTGGCTTTCGCCGCCAGATCAGCCCGCCGGACATGACCGTCAACGTCTACGTGCCCGTGGCCAAGGAGCAAGTCGCCCTGGCCTTCCTGCAAAATCCCGGCAACTACCCGTCCTCCGGCGCGCAAACCCTGACCGCCCAGGCCGGCGACACCTGGTGGGCCATCGCCCGGCGCACCGGCATGCCCGTGGCCGAACTGCGCCAGCTAAACGCCTCCCTGCCCGAGACCCTGCCGCCCGGACAAACCGTGCGCGTGGCCCTTAGCGCCTCCGGAGCCGACAACTCCGCCCTGGCCGAAGGCCCCGACGCCTGCGCCCCCAAACCCGTGGTCGCCTCGTCCAAACCCATCAAACACCGCGTCTCCAAGGGCGATTCCGTGGACAGCGTGGCCCGCAAATACGGCGTCTCCACCAAGGACTTGCTGGCCGCCAACAAAATGAAGCACGCCGGCCGCCTCACGCTTGGCTCCTGGATCGTCGTGCCCGGCGCGCCCGTTCCGGCCGCGCCCGCCGCCAAGCCTGCCCCAGCCCTGGCCGAGGCCGCCCCCAGCGCCACCCATACCGTGGCCAAGGGCGAAACCTTCGGCTCCATCGCCGCCAAATACGGCGTCTCGCCCCAGGAACTCATGGCCGCCAACAACATGCGCTCGGCCAAGGATCTCCTGGTCGGCAAACGCCTCACCGTGCCCGGCAAGGCGGCCAAGGCAGCCCCGGCCGCGCCCCAGCTCGCCGCCGCCCTGCCCCAGCCCGCGCCGGCCCCTGCCTCGGCCAGCTACACCGTCAAAGCCGGCGACACCTTGCACGCCATCGCCCGGGCAAACGGCCTCGATCCCAAACAAGTCGTCGCCGCCAACGGCGGCAAAGACAAACTGCGCCCCGGCGACAAACTCGCGCTGCCCGGCAAGACGGCCGCCCCAGCCCAGATAGCAGCCGCGCCCCAGACGCCCACCGCCAAAGGCGCGCCCCAACCCGTCGCCGCCAAAACCTTCGGCCAGCCCGCCCCGGCTCCGGCCGCCTCCAAAGCCTTTGCCCAGGCCGCGCCCCAGCCGACCGCAGCCGCCCCGACCGCCAAGCAACAGGCTACCGAAAAACAAACCAAGCCCGCCGGCAAATCCGTCAACTACAAAGTCGGCCCCGGCGATACGCTCTGGGGTATCGCCAAGAAGTTCAACGTGGACCCGTCCTCGCTCATGGCCTGGAACAACATCAAAAGCGGCGGCGCGCTCCAAGCCGGGTCGCAGTTGACCATTCACAGCCAGTAG
- a CDS encoding SurA N-terminal domain-containing protein, translating to MLDPMRKYAQSWGIKIVFGLIIIVFVFWGVGNFNGDRATVLATVNGQPILIKDYEKQYQENLRLVKNKNPNVTDKDLQDGGFRWQVFTNMVTTKLLEDQAKTLGIAVTAGELRSEIAKIPAFQNESKQFDAKRYENLLKANDVSPGEFEADFRQQLLLEKLAAFVGLPAQVAEAEARSIFDFMREQAIIKYIPFAATDFTKGVTISDEQIAKYYEARKDEFATPAQVKIDFVEFTPKAMAKPAEITDTDIEADFKANQKKYERPEQVRVRHILMMLPPDAPQEVVDAAEKRLKAMADDVRKGKDFATLIPKDPANADGIIGEDWAWLPKGSLPKEFAPFEEKAFTLKKDEVSDPVRTSLGLHLIQGGEKQASGQRALAEVKDEIRADLAEQRAADKLTKSLDAIQEKLSSGEPLEAAVAAEKLAVKTSAFFAKDAPPAELGLSEPAVEAIFALKKGQTADAPLSTQDGFVVVRAAEVKEPGFEPLDAVKSVIKGRLTDEEAMKLAKAKAEETAKAMETEDGLKKVLADYKDKIQTSAPFTRQGFIPGLGMSPVLAQTAFEAKGPGWFKTAFGVSGAYVVAGLDKTVPADISLWDKEKERWVATLTQSKQTELFRAYLQTLQEAARVEIVNDAILGPRPAQGGGGKTVQLQ from the coding sequence ATGCTTGATCCCATGCGGAAATATGCCCAATCCTGGGGCATCAAGATCGTCTTCGGTCTTATCATCATTGTCTTCGTCTTTTGGGGCGTGGGCAATTTCAACGGCGACAGGGCCACGGTCCTGGCCACGGTGAACGGCCAGCCGATCCTGATCAAGGACTACGAAAAGCAGTACCAGGAGAATTTGCGCCTGGTCAAAAACAAGAATCCCAACGTCACGGACAAGGATCTGCAGGACGGCGGTTTCCGCTGGCAGGTCTTCACCAACATGGTGACCACCAAGCTGCTGGAAGACCAGGCCAAGACCCTGGGCATCGCCGTGACCGCAGGCGAACTGCGGTCCGAGATCGCCAAGATTCCGGCCTTCCAGAACGAGTCCAAGCAGTTCGACGCCAAGCGCTACGAGAATCTGCTCAAGGCCAACGACGTCAGCCCCGGCGAGTTCGAGGCCGATTTCCGCCAGCAGCTGCTGCTGGAAAAGCTGGCCGCCTTTGTCGGCCTGCCGGCCCAGGTGGCTGAGGCCGAAGCCCGCTCCATCTTCGACTTCATGCGCGAACAGGCCATCATCAAGTACATCCCCTTTGCCGCCACCGACTTCACCAAGGGCGTGACCATCTCCGACGAACAGATCGCCAAGTATTACGAGGCCCGCAAGGACGAGTTCGCCACCCCGGCCCAGGTCAAGATCGACTTCGTGGAGTTCACGCCCAAGGCCATGGCCAAGCCGGCCGAGATCACCGACACCGACATCGAGGCCGACTTCAAGGCCAACCAGAAGAAGTACGAGCGCCCCGAACAGGTGCGCGTGCGCCACATCCTCATGATGCTGCCCCCCGACGCCCCCCAGGAAGTGGTGGACGCGGCCGAGAAGCGCCTGAAGGCCATGGCCGACGACGTGCGCAAGGGCAAGGACTTCGCCACGCTCATTCCCAAGGACCCGGCCAACGCCGACGGCATCATCGGCGAGGACTGGGCTTGGTTGCCCAAGGGCAGCCTGCCCAAGGAATTCGCGCCCTTCGAGGAAAAGGCCTTTACGCTCAAAAAGGATGAAGTCAGCGACCCGGTGCGTACGAGCCTGGGCCTGCACCTCATCCAGGGCGGCGAGAAGCAGGCCTCCGGCCAGCGCGCCCTGGCCGAGGTCAAGGACGAAATCCGGGCCGATCTGGCCGAACAGCGCGCCGCCGACAAGCTGACCAAGTCCCTGGACGCGATCCAGGAGAAGCTGTCCTCGGGCGAACCCCTGGAGGCCGCCGTGGCCGCCGAGAAGCTGGCCGTCAAGACCTCGGCCTTTTTTGCCAAGGACGCCCCCCCGGCCGAGCTGGGCCTGTCCGAGCCGGCCGTGGAAGCCATCTTCGCCCTGAAAAAAGGCCAGACCGCCGACGCGCCCCTGTCCACCCAGGACGGCTTCGTGGTGGTGCGGGCCGCCGAGGTCAAGGAGCCCGGGTTCGAGCCTCTGGACGCCGTCAAGAGCGTCATCAAGGGCCGCCTGACCGATGAAGAGGCCATGAAGCTGGCCAAGGCCAAGGCCGAGGAAACGGCCAAGGCCATGGAGACCGAGGACGGCCTCAAAAAGGTCCTGGCCGACTACAAGGACAAGATCCAGACCTCCGCGCCGTTCACCCGCCAGGGCTTCATTCCCGGCCTTGGCATGTCGCCGGTGCTGGCCCAGACAGCCTTCGAGGCCAAGGGGCCGGGCTGGTTCAAGACGGCCTTTGGCGTGTCCGGGGCCTATGTCGTCGCTGGTCTGGACAAGACCGTGCCGGCCGACATCTCGCTGTGGGACAAGGAAAAGGAACGCTGGGTGGCCACCCTGACCCAGTCCAAGCAGACCGAGCTCTTCCGCGCCTACCTGCAGACCCTGCAGGAAGCCGCCCGGGTGGAGATCGTCAACGACGCCATCCTGGGACCGCGTCCGGCCCAGGGCGGCGGCGGCAAGACCGTCCAACTCCAGTAG
- a CDS encoding aconitate hydratase yields the protein MALNVTQKIIKDHLVSGEMIPGGEIALRIDQTLTQDATGTMAYLQFEAIGLPRVRTELSVSYVDHNTLQMGFRNPDDHAYLRTVAAKYGITFSPAGTGICHQLHLENFAKPGKTLVGSDSHTPTAGGVGSMAMGAGGLSVALAMAGEPYVIAMPKVVKIHLTGKLPGWATGKDVILHLLGKLTVKGGVGKVMEYAGPGVATLSVPERAVITNMGAELGATTSIFPSDEVTKAFFTAMGRPEDYVPLTADPDATYDEVVEIDLSALEPLAAAPHMPDRMVRIADLDGMKVDQVCIGSCTNSSYADLKAVAQILAGKRIDPTTDLLISPGSKQVLKMLAAEGLIDPLLDAGARLLECSCGPCIGMGGSPTSAGVSARTFNRNFEGRSGTQDGQVYLVSPQTAAMAALRGAFTDPATWGEAPQKAEFPAEVPSIRHLFLTPPADGSDVAIQRGPNIAPLPPFGALPAAIEAPVALKVGDDITTDHILPAGAQITALRSNIPAISEYIFSRVDADFVSRIKKLGKGVILGGENYGQGSSREHAALGPRYLGVAAVVAKSLARIHRANLVNFGILPLLLVDKADYDRIPAGADIRLETAAIAPGQPCPMTVAGVGEVMVINDLTAKELDIIKAGGLLNQARRAQA from the coding sequence ATGGCCCTCAACGTGACCCAGAAGATCATCAAGGACCACCTTGTTTCCGGCGAGATGATCCCGGGCGGCGAGATCGCGCTGCGCATCGACCAGACGCTGACCCAGGACGCCACCGGCACCATGGCCTATCTCCAGTTCGAGGCCATCGGGCTGCCCCGGGTGCGCACCGAACTGTCCGTGAGCTATGTGGACCACAACACCCTGCAAATGGGTTTCCGCAACCCCGACGACCACGCCTACCTGCGCACCGTGGCCGCCAAATACGGCATCACCTTCTCCCCGGCCGGCACGGGCATCTGCCACCAGCTGCACCTGGAGAATTTCGCCAAGCCGGGCAAGACTCTGGTCGGCTCCGACTCCCACACCCCCACGGCCGGCGGCGTGGGCTCAATGGCCATGGGCGCCGGCGGCCTGTCCGTGGCCCTGGCCATGGCCGGCGAACCCTACGTCATCGCCATGCCCAAGGTGGTCAAGATCCACCTGACCGGCAAACTGCCGGGCTGGGCCACGGGCAAGGACGTCATCCTGCATCTTTTGGGCAAGCTCACCGTCAAGGGCGGCGTGGGCAAGGTCATGGAATACGCCGGGCCTGGCGTGGCCACCCTGTCCGTGCCCGAGCGCGCCGTCATCACCAACATGGGCGCGGAACTCGGGGCCACCACCTCGATCTTCCCGTCCGACGAGGTCACCAAGGCCTTTTTCACGGCCATGGGCCGGCCCGAGGACTACGTGCCGCTCACCGCCGACCCCGACGCCACGTATGACGAAGTGGTGGAGATCGACCTGTCCGCCCTGGAGCCCCTGGCCGCCGCGCCCCACATGCCCGACCGCATGGTGCGCATCGCCGACCTCGACGGCATGAAGGTCGATCAGGTCTGCATCGGCTCGTGCACCAACTCCTCCTACGCCGACCTCAAGGCCGTGGCCCAGATCCTGGCCGGCAAGCGCATCGATCCGACCACGGACCTGCTCATCTCCCCGGGTTCCAAGCAGGTGCTCAAGATGCTGGCCGCCGAGGGCCTCATTGATCCGCTGCTGGACGCCGGCGCGCGCTTGCTCGAGTGTTCCTGCGGCCCGTGCATCGGCATGGGCGGCTCGCCCACTTCGGCCGGCGTCTCGGCCCGCACCTTTAACCGCAACTTCGAAGGCCGCTCCGGCACCCAGGACGGTCAGGTCTATCTGGTCAGCCCCCAGACGGCGGCCATGGCCGCCCTGCGCGGGGCCTTCACCGATCCGGCCACCTGGGGCGAGGCCCCGCAAAAGGCCGAGTTTCCGGCCGAGGTCCCCAGCATCCGCCACCTGTTCCTGACGCCCCCGGCCGACGGCTCGGACGTGGCCATCCAGCGCGGCCCCAACATCGCCCCGCTGCCGCCCTTTGGGGCGCTGCCGGCCGCCATCGAGGCTCCCGTGGCCCTCAAGGTCGGCGACGACATCACCACCGACCACATCCTGCCGGCCGGGGCCCAGATCACGGCCCTGCGCTCCAACATCCCGGCCATTAGCGAATACATCTTCAGCCGGGTGGACGCCGACTTCGTGTCGCGCATCAAAAAGCTCGGCAAGGGCGTGATCCTGGGCGGCGAAAACTACGGCCAGGGCTCCAGCCGCGAACACGCCGCCCTTGGCCCCCGTTACCTGGGCGTGGCCGCCGTGGTGGCCAAGTCCCTGGCCCGCATCCACCGGGCCAACCTGGTCAACTTCGGCATCCTGCCGCTTCTGCTCGTGGACAAGGCCGACTACGACCGCATCCCGGCCGGAGCCGACATCCGCCTCGAAACCGCCGCCATCGCCCCGGGCCAGCCTTGCCCCATGACCGTGGCCGGCGTGGGCGAAGTCATGGTCATAAACGACCTGACCGCCAAGGAACTCGACATCATCAAAGCCGGCGGCCTGCTCAACCAGGCGCGCAGGGCCCAGGCCTAA
- a CDS encoding nitroreductase family protein, with amino-acid sequence MDFKDVMTARRAINFFDTKADVPKDTLDALLETAARSPSSFNLQPWRVAVLRDPAQKAKLRALAWDQPKVTEAPVILLFLADREAWKMYSPSFERQFSYLMQSGAYTPEQRGEFAGATESLYGATPDKSLAFAVKNTAFFAMSFMYAAADAGYATHPMDGFDHDAVKAAFGVPDQFWIPLIMAVGRLRPGVAVAPPKWRFAAQDILFTLPET; translated from the coding sequence ATGGATTTCAAAGACGTCATGACGGCCCGCCGGGCCATCAATTTCTTCGACACCAAGGCCGACGTGCCCAAGGATACCCTGGACGCGCTGCTGGAAACCGCCGCCCGCTCGCCGTCGAGCTTCAATCTCCAGCCCTGGCGGGTGGCCGTGCTGCGCGATCCTGCCCAGAAAGCCAAGCTGCGCGCCCTGGCCTGGGACCAGCCCAAGGTCACCGAAGCCCCGGTCATCTTGCTATTTCTGGCCGACCGGGAGGCCTGGAAGATGTATTCGCCGTCCTTCGAGCGCCAGTTCTCGTACCTGATGCAGTCCGGGGCCTACACGCCCGAGCAGCGCGGCGAATTCGCCGGGGCCACGGAAAGCCTCTACGGCGCGACGCCGGACAAGTCCCTGGCCTTTGCCGTCAAAAACACGGCTTTTTTCGCCATGTCCTTCATGTACGCCGCCGCCGACGCCGGTTATGCCACCCATCCCATGGACGGCTTCGATCACGACGCGGTCAAGGCGGCCTTCGGCGTGCCTGACCAGTTTTGGATTCCGCTCATCATGGCCGTGGGCCGGCTGCGCCCCGGCGTCGCCGTCGCCCCGCCCAAGTGGCGGTTTGCGGCCCAGGATATCCTTTTCACGCTCCCGGAAACCTAA
- a CDS encoding YceI family protein yields MSYCRTIVAFALAVLALTAMPASAQAGPAADFLLLAAAETPAPTDAPAAPAKPEAKPEAGPVVDGATLDSAHTSATFWIRHIVAPVAGRFDAVSGVVAIPPRKPADGRIAFSVKTDSVDTGVAARDKHLRTADFLDTAVYPEMRFESSRIVSAGTRLARVTGKLTIKDVTREVTIPVRLLGTKPHPMMPCVDVTGYEAQFAINRLEYHVGTGKFFKMGAVGDATDIRIAGETLAARPGCVQPAKTGE; encoded by the coding sequence ATGTCGTATTGTCGCACCATCGTTGCCTTTGCCCTGGCCGTTCTGGCGCTGACGGCCATGCCTGCCTCGGCCCAGGCCGGGCCGGCCGCCGACTTCCTGTTGCTGGCGGCCGCCGAGACTCCGGCCCCGACCGACGCGCCAGCCGCCCCGGCCAAGCCCGAAGCCAAGCCCGAAGCCGGGCCGGTGGTGGACGGCGCGACCCTGGACAGCGCCCACACCTCGGCCACCTTCTGGATACGCCACATCGTGGCCCCGGTGGCCGGCCGGTTTGACGCCGTGTCCGGTGTCGTCGCCATCCCGCCGCGCAAGCCGGCCGACGGGCGCATCGCCTTTAGCGTCAAGACCGACAGCGTGGACACGGGCGTGGCCGCCCGGGACAAGCACCTGCGCACGGCGGATTTCCTGGATACGGCCGTCTACCCGGAAATGCGTTTCGAGAGCAGCCGCATCGTCTCGGCCGGCACGCGGCTGGCCCGGGTCACCGGCAAGCTGACCATCAAGGACGTGACCAGGGAGGTGACCATTCCGGTGCGCCTGCTCGGGACCAAGCCCCATCCCATGATGCCCTGCGTGGACGTCACCGGCTACGAGGCCCAGTTCGCCATCAACCGTCTGGAGTATCATGTGGGCACGGGCAAGTTCTTCAAGATGGGGGCGGTGGGCGACGCCACGGACATCCGCATCGCCGGCGAGACCCTGGCCGCCCGGCCGGGCTGCGTCCAGCCGGCCAAAACCGGCGAGTAG
- a CDS encoding sensor histidine kinase: protein MKLPRYFQTRSVGGAVLMTLVCVNTLLLAVFGCIDYYGERQRLEDELRYDLRVVAEQLSANMAEPLWFLESGNLARLLDAAMKNDRLAAVVVYEADDGDFLAGRSRDRSWRASAVTARPALDNVIIDSRPVYFGEALVGAVEVQMTRRYMDDALRQTLWRVVLRILALNAALAAALVLVLRRQLIRPLASLERYAVEAAGRGETAVHPEGLRGELGSLSAAMQDMVRQLTAAQDKYRSIFENATEGIFQTTFDGRLLAANAALARMIGYATPQEAMASITDLSRELYQDPKDRARLLDQLLAEGAVAGFQTRFMRRDKQTIWVLVNIRLVRDADGRPLYNEGTVVDVTARVRAERRLEILNRHLREAVKERTGRLAVKAAELEAANERLQELDRLKSGFLATVSHDLRTPLTSIMGFAKLISRDFNKFFAPFAPGHERLTRQAERITANLGIIENEGERLTRLINDFLDLSKIESGRAQWRDTEVDVSAALSRAANAVSADFAAKPEVRFTMALEGGLPPLYIDPDRLTQVLVNLLGNAAKFTDQGEVKLAAAASDGLLRVVVTDTGHGIPRESLEKIFDKFHQAQIGDTMEEHGRRQGTGLGLAICRQIVEHYKGRVWAESELGRGSTFILELPLAGPPPAEDGQDQPA from the coding sequence ATGAAACTTCCCCGGTACTTCCAGACCCGCTCCGTGGGCGGCGCGGTGCTCATGACGCTGGTGTGCGTCAACACGCTGCTGTTGGCCGTCTTCGGCTGCATCGACTATTATGGGGAAAGACAGCGGCTGGAAGACGAATTACGTTACGATCTCCGGGTCGTTGCCGAACAATTGTCGGCCAACATGGCCGAACCCCTGTGGTTCCTGGAGTCTGGCAACCTCGCCCGGCTGTTGGACGCGGCCATGAAAAACGACCGGTTGGCCGCCGTGGTGGTCTATGAAGCGGACGACGGCGATTTTCTGGCCGGGCGCAGCCGCGACCGGAGCTGGCGCGCCTCGGCCGTGACGGCCAGGCCGGCCCTGGACAACGTCATCATCGACAGCCGGCCGGTCTATTTCGGCGAGGCCCTGGTCGGCGCCGTCGAGGTCCAGATGACCCGGCGCTATATGGATGACGCCCTCAGGCAGACGCTTTGGCGGGTGGTCCTGCGCATCCTGGCCTTAAACGCCGCCCTGGCCGCCGCCTTGGTCCTGGTGCTGCGCCGCCAGCTCATCCGTCCCCTGGCCAGCCTGGAACGCTACGCCGTCGAGGCCGCCGGTCGCGGCGAGACGGCCGTGCACCCCGAGGGGCTTCGCGGCGAACTCGGCAGCTTGTCCGCCGCCATGCAGGACATGGTCCGCCAGCTCACCGCCGCCCAGGACAAGTATCGGTCCATCTTCGAAAACGCCACCGAGGGCATCTTCCAGACCACCTTTGACGGCCGGCTCCTGGCCGCCAACGCCGCCCTGGCCCGCATGATCGGCTACGCCACGCCCCAGGAGGCCATGGCCTCGATCACCGATCTTTCCCGGGAGCTGTACCAGGACCCCAAGGACCGTGCCCGGCTCCTCGACCAGCTCCTGGCCGAAGGCGCGGTGGCCGGTTTCCAGACCCGGTTCATGCGCCGCGACAAGCAGACCATCTGGGTGCTGGTCAATATCCGGCTGGTGCGCGACGCCGACGGGCGGCCGTTGTATAATGAAGGCACGGTGGTGGACGTCACGGCCCGGGTGCGGGCCGAGCGGAGGCTGGAAATCCTCAATCGCCACCTGCGCGAAGCCGTCAAGGAGCGCACCGGCCGCTTGGCCGTCAAGGCCGCCGAGCTGGAAGCGGCCAACGAGCGCCTGCAAGAGCTCGACCGCCTCAAATCCGGCTTCCTGGCCACGGTCTCCCACGACCTGCGCACCCCGCTGACTTCGATCATGGGCTTCGCCAAACTCATTTCCAGGGATTTCAACAAATTCTTCGCCCCCTTCGCCCCGGGCCACGAGCGCCTGACCCGGCAGGCCGAGCGCATCACCGCTAACCTCGGCATCATCGAAAACGAAGGCGAACGCCTCACACGGCTGATCAATGACTTTCTCGACCTGTCCAAGATCGAGTCCGGCCGGGCTCAGTGGCGCGACACCGAAGTGGACGTCTCGGCTGCCCTGTCCCGGGCGGCCAATGCTGTCAGCGCCGATTTCGCGGCCAAGCCCGAGGTGCGCTTCACCATGGCCCTCGAAGGCGGCTTGCCGCCGCTTTACATCGACCCCGACCGGCTGACCCAGGTGCTCGTGAACCTGCTTGGCAACGCGGCCAAGTTCACCGACCAGGGCGAAGTCAAACTGGCCGCCGCCGCGTCGGACGGCCTGCTACGGGTGGTGGTCACGGACACGGGCCATGGCATCCCCAGGGAATCGCTGGAAAAGATCTTCGACAAATTCCATCAGGCGCAAATCGGCGACACCATGGAGGAACACGGCCGCCGCCAGGGCACGGGCCTGGGCCTGGCCATCTGCCGCCAGATCGTCGAGCACTACAAGGGCCGGGTCTGGGCCGAATCCGAGCTTGGGCGCGGCAGCACGTTCATTCTGGAGCTGCCCCTGGCCGGACCGCCGCCCGCCGAGGACGGCCAGGACCAGCCGGCCTGA
- a CDS encoding YifB family Mg chelatase-like AAA ATPase, giving the protein MSLSSIRTAALLGVEAYPVSLEVDLSRQGMPSFSMVGLAEGAVRESKERVLAALRNAGLKLPPARITVNLAPADMRKEGSAYDLPLAMALLAATGAFSPEAAAGYFMAGELSLTGELRSVPGVLPLAALARRLGARGLIAPAANAAEAAVVEGLDVFAPATLLEALHFFTGEEKLSPVAPKPFAPAAPGLEGLLDFSEVKGQDHAKRAVEIAAAGGHNLLFIGPPGSGKTMLAKRLPTVLPPLSFEEALEVTTIYSVSGRLDGEGLLTLRPFRSPHHTISDAGLIGGGSYPRPGEVSMAHRGVLFLDELPEFKKSVLEVLRQPLEDGKVTIARAAVSLAYPADVMLVCAMNPCPCGYLGDERHACTCGEAEVRRYRSRLSGPLLDRIDLQVEVPAVPYKELRAEASPTTSATMRKRVLAAREVQAARYAGLPFTVNGRLSGRHLSAHCRLSEEGHGFMEGAVRRLGLSARSHTRVLRIARTIADLDGEAGLRVEHLAEAVNLRGLDRQRTS; this is encoded by the coding sequence ATGAGCCTTTCCTCTATCCGAACAGCCGCACTGCTTGGCGTCGAGGCCTATCCCGTGTCTCTGGAAGTCGATCTGTCGCGCCAGGGCATGCCGTCGTTTTCCATGGTCGGCCTGGCCGAGGGCGCGGTGCGGGAGAGCAAGGAGCGGGTGCTGGCCGCGCTACGAAACGCGGGCCTCAAGCTCCCGCCGGCCCGCATCACGGTCAATCTGGCTCCGGCCGACATGCGCAAGGAAGGTTCGGCCTACGACCTGCCCCTGGCCATGGCGCTTTTGGCTGCCACCGGCGCGTTTTCCCCGGAGGCCGCAGCCGGCTATTTCATGGCCGGCGAACTGTCGCTGACCGGCGAACTGCGGTCCGTGCCTGGGGTATTGCCCCTGGCCGCCCTGGCCCGTCGGCTGGGGGCGCGGGGGCTTATCGCGCCGGCGGCCAACGCCGCCGAGGCGGCGGTGGTGGAAGGCCTGGACGTCTTTGCCCCGGCCACGCTTCTGGAAGCCCTGCATTTTTTCACTGGCGAGGAGAAACTGTCGCCAGTGGCCCCCAAGCCGTTCGCCCCGGCCGCGCCCGGCCTGGAGGGGCTGCTGGATTTCAGCGAGGTCAAGGGCCAGGACCATGCCAAGCGGGCGGTGGAGATCGCGGCGGCCGGGGGCCACAACCTGCTGTTTATCGGCCCGCCCGGCTCGGGCAAGACCATGCTGGCCAAGCGCCTGCCCACGGTGCTGCCGCCCCTGTCCTTCGAGGAGGCCCTGGAGGTCACGACCATCTATTCGGTGTCCGGCCGCCTGGACGGCGAGGGGCTTTTGACACTGCGCCCTTTTCGCAGCCCCCACCACACCATTTCCGACGCCGGGCTGATTGGCGGCGGCTCCTACCCCCGGCCAGGCGAGGTGTCCATGGCCCACCGGGGGGTGCTTTTTCTCGACGAACTGCCGGAATTCAAGAAGTCCGTGCTGGAAGTGCTGCGCCAGCCCCTGGAAGACGGCAAGGTGACCATCGCCCGGGCGGCGGTGTCGCTGGCCTACCCGGCCGACGTGATGCTGGTGTGCGCCATGAACCCATGCCCCTGCGGCTATCTGGGCGACGAGCGCCATGCCTGCACCTGCGGCGAGGCCGAGGTGCGGCGCTACCGGTCGCGGCTGTCCGGGCCGCTTTTGGATCGCATCGATTTGCAGGTGGAAGTGCCGGCGGTGCCGTATAAGGAACTGCGGGCCGAGGCTTCGCCCACAACCTCGGCCACCATGCGGAAGCGGGTGTTGGCCGCCCGCGAGGTGCAGGCGGCGCGCTACGCCGGGCTGCCGTTTACGGTCAACGGCCGGCTGTCCGGGCGGCATCTCTCGGCCCATTGCCGGCTGTCGGAAGAGGGTCACGGCTTCATGGAGGGTGCTGTGCGGCGCTTGGGCTTGTCGGCCCGGTCGCATACCCGGGTGCTACGCATCGCGCGCACCATCGCCGATCTCGACGGCGAGGCCGGGCTTCGGGTGGAGCATCTGGCTGAGGCGGTCAATCTGCGGGGGCTGGACCGGCAGCGGACGAGCTAG